One Lacticaseibacillus rhamnosus genomic window carries:
- a CDS encoding proline iminopeptidase-family hydrolase: MVKRNPNGTRFITLPNGYHLWTQTLGSGPIQLLTLHGGPGGTNEVFENFAAELASFGVRVSRYDQLGSFFSDQPDFSDPANQKRFLNIAYYVDEVENVRQQLGLDHFYLLGQSWGGVLAIEYGLKYPQHLKGLILSSMIDNLDEYLVNINKIRETMFSSDDVAYMQRIEAQHAFADAKYQQLVRELGEQYLHHAKDPQPRHLISTLATPVYHHFQGDNEFVMVGALKDWDRRADIHRLTMPTYLTFGGHETMPLSAAKRMAQTIPNATLHVTPNAGHGQMLDNPTDYFSHLGQWLVKTDAGSPLLDN, encoded by the coding sequence ATGGTAAAACGAAACCCAAATGGAACCCGATTTATCACATTACCTAATGGCTACCACTTGTGGACCCAGACATTAGGCAGTGGCCCGATTCAATTACTGACGTTGCACGGCGGACCAGGCGGCACGAATGAAGTGTTTGAAAATTTTGCTGCTGAACTGGCATCTTTTGGTGTCCGTGTCTCGCGGTACGACCAACTGGGTTCATTTTTCTCTGATCAACCGGACTTTTCCGATCCGGCTAATCAAAAGCGTTTTCTCAATATTGCCTATTATGTTGACGAAGTGGAAAATGTTCGGCAACAGCTGGGCCTTGATCATTTTTACCTATTAGGTCAGTCCTGGGGCGGTGTGTTGGCGATTGAATATGGCTTGAAATATCCGCAGCATCTTAAGGGACTTATTTTGAGCTCGATGATTGATAACTTGGATGAGTATTTAGTTAACATTAACAAGATTCGGGAGACCATGTTTTCTAGTGATGACGTGGCATACATGCAACGGATTGAAGCCCAGCACGCGTTTGCGGATGCTAAATACCAGCAGTTGGTGCGTGAGTTAGGGGAGCAATATCTTCATCATGCCAAAGATCCCCAGCCGCGCCATTTAATTAGCACGTTGGCGACCCCCGTGTATCATCATTTTCAAGGTGATAATGAATTTGTGATGGTAGGCGCACTTAAGGACTGGGATCGACGGGCTGATATACATCGTCTGACAATGCCGACTTATCTGACATTCGGTGGACATGAAACCATGCCGTTATCAGCTGCCAAGCGAATGGCTCAGACAATACCAAATGCCACTTTGCATGTCACACCTAATGCCGGTCATGGTCAGATGTTGGACAACCCGACAGATTATTTCAGTCATTTGGGTCAGTGGCTTGTGAAAACGGATGCTGGATCACCTTTATTAGATAATTAA
- a CDS encoding GNAT family N-acetyltransferase, whose product MFVSTIFMRVAMPADIPAMMKVIASARQFLGAQGIDQWQGTYPDQAAIEQDIATGIGRVLIVDGRVAGVAALVVGPDPHYLRIDGAGWLADVPYLAVHRFALDGSIRGKQLSRVFFSNIMSEAYRRGFDDLRVDTHAKNVIMQHAITGMGFDFRGIVYMDEPVPERNAYEVRLTSV is encoded by the coding sequence ATGTTTGTGTCAACCATATTTATGCGGGTTGCGATGCCTGCTGATATTCCTGCAATGATGAAAGTTATCGCGTCTGCGCGGCAGTTTTTGGGCGCGCAGGGAATTGACCAGTGGCAGGGGACTTATCCGGATCAGGCCGCGATTGAGCAGGACATTGCTACCGGTATCGGCCGGGTTTTGATTGTGGATGGCCGGGTTGCCGGAGTGGCGGCTTTAGTTGTCGGTCCGGATCCGCATTATCTCAGAATTGATGGGGCAGGCTGGTTGGCAGATGTCCCGTATCTAGCAGTTCACCGATTCGCACTTGACGGTAGTATTCGCGGTAAACAGTTGAGTCGGGTATTTTTTAGCAACATTATGAGTGAAGCTTATCGGCGCGGTTTTGACGATTTGCGAGTGGATACCCACGCAAAAAATGTGATCATGCAGCATGCGATTACAGGTATGGGCTTTGATTTTCGTGGCATCGTTTATATGGACGAACCGGTTCCTGAACGCAATGCCTATGAAGTTCGGTTAACATCGGTTTAA
- a CDS encoding cation:proton antiporter yields MQDIGNLALILVTTLVLAHVSRLLKMPAVIGELLAGILIGPALLGWISSTHTISLFAEIGVIILMFLAGLESDLELLKKYFKPGMLVAVIGVIVPVVVVFGFAHLWGFNLTSSLFLGITFAATSVSISVEVLKELHALEGRNGATILGAAVVDDILTVLILSFTVAVLGEQKTTSVPFWLQIIEQLLYFVGIYFVVRWAAPYLMRLSEKLFPASAVTIMSLLICLGMAYVADLVGMSAVIGAFFAGVAVGQTHYRHEVDGNLSAIGYAVFIPVFFVSVGLNMRFDTFGRDLGFIAILTVLALVTKWVGCGLGDRLAGASWLQSNVVGAGMVSRGEMALIVAQIGFEAKLMDAEYYSAVIVVIVITTLIAPVILKDALHREQELV; encoded by the coding sequence ATGCAGGACATTGGTAACTTAGCACTTATTTTAGTAACAACATTGGTATTGGCACACGTGAGTCGGTTGCTGAAAATGCCCGCAGTTATTGGCGAATTATTAGCAGGAATTTTAATTGGGCCGGCACTTCTGGGATGGATTTCGTCTACGCATACGATTTCACTATTTGCAGAAATCGGTGTCATTATTCTGATGTTTTTAGCCGGGTTGGAAAGTGATCTGGAGTTATTGAAGAAATACTTTAAACCCGGTATGTTAGTCGCGGTTATCGGCGTTATTGTGCCAGTTGTCGTTGTCTTTGGCTTTGCCCATCTTTGGGGATTTAACTTGACCAGCAGTCTCTTTCTTGGCATTACATTTGCGGCTACTTCGGTTTCCATCTCGGTTGAGGTTTTAAAAGAATTGCATGCCTTGGAAGGTCGCAATGGGGCAACGATCTTAGGGGCTGCAGTCGTAGACGATATCTTGACGGTCTTAATTCTAAGTTTTACGGTCGCAGTATTAGGGGAACAAAAAACAACCAGTGTTCCGTTTTGGCTGCAAATTATCGAGCAACTGTTGTACTTCGTTGGAATTTATTTTGTGGTCAGATGGGCAGCGCCGTATTTAATGCGGTTGTCTGAAAAATTATTCCCGGCTTCTGCGGTTACCATTATGTCGTTATTGATTTGCCTTGGAATGGCATATGTGGCCGATCTTGTGGGCATGTCTGCAGTCATCGGTGCTTTTTTTGCCGGAGTTGCGGTTGGACAAACTCATTATCGGCATGAGGTTGATGGCAATTTGAGTGCAATCGGGTATGCCGTTTTTATTCCGGTATTTTTCGTCAGCGTTGGCTTGAATATGCGTTTTGATACCTTTGGCCGTGATTTGGGCTTCATTGCCATTTTGACGGTTTTGGCATTGGTGACCAAGTGGGTAGGCTGTGGCCTTGGCGATCGTTTAGCAGGCGCTAGTTGGTTACAAAGCAATGTTGTGGGAGCTGGCATGGTTTCGCGCGGTGAAATGGCGCTCATTGTGGCTCAAATTGGGTTTGAGGCCAAGCTTATGGACGCAGAATACTATTCCGCCGTCATTGTGGTTATTGTCATCACAACGTTAATTGCCCCGGTTATTTTAAAAGACGCACTACACCGTGAACAGGAACTTGTATAA
- a CDS encoding HAD hydrolase-like protein yields MATLFFDFDGTVADSEAGIVAALKYMVQDRGLRPLDNSAYVQFIGPALVQKLPEVWPELDDIEVKRAIDAFHHYYQEEGLYQAKLYPGFLDTMTALKEQGHHLYIASAKPEMMLHRLVKHFALDRYFNAAYGASDDEQTRVTKTDVLAYALKETNEDPAKSVMVGDRANDMIGGLDNHVQLLGVTYGFGSAKELEDAGAKVLVDKPEAIPAGLAKLAK; encoded by the coding sequence ATGGCAACATTATTTTTTGATTTTGATGGCACGGTAGCAGATTCAGAAGCAGGAATCGTTGCAGCATTAAAGTACATGGTTCAGGATCGCGGATTGCGTCCGTTGGATAATTCAGCCTATGTTCAATTTATTGGCCCGGCGTTGGTGCAAAAGCTTCCTGAAGTCTGGCCGGAATTGGATGATATTGAAGTTAAGCGGGCAATTGATGCCTTTCATCACTATTATCAAGAGGAAGGCTTATATCAAGCCAAACTTTATCCTGGCTTTCTAGATACGATGACGGCATTGAAGGAACAGGGACACCATCTTTATATTGCTTCGGCTAAACCCGAGATGATGCTGCATCGCCTTGTTAAACACTTTGCCTTGGATCGTTACTTTAACGCTGCTTATGGGGCAAGTGACGATGAGCAGACGCGCGTCACGAAGACGGATGTTTTGGCCTACGCCTTAAAAGAAACCAATGAAGATCCTGCTAAAAGTGTCATGGTCGGGGATCGCGCGAATGACATGATTGGCGGCTTGGACAATCATGTTCAGTTACTCGGTGTGACTTATGGCTTTGGATCAGCCAAAGAGCTAGAAGATGCGGGAGCTAAGGTGCTTGTCGATAAACCGGAAGCAATTCCTGCAGGTTTGGCAAAATTGGCTAAATAA
- a CDS encoding MarR family winged helix-turn-helix transcriptional regulator — MTDKPLLEAYVDAYFSTFKNINELISEPMAAYHLSFEQYRILSDIANDPEISLTAIVNKRGVTKPAVARQLRVLRNLNYVTQSKFEADRRRNMLQLTPLGKQVEAAITKNANEQFNEWVAALGERKAKQFVKLLNEIGSKVIRPQQAAKKNR, encoded by the coding sequence ATGACTGATAAACCCTTACTAGAGGCATATGTGGATGCCTATTTTTCAACGTTCAAGAATATCAATGAACTGATCTCGGAACCAATGGCGGCGTATCACTTAAGTTTTGAGCAATATCGGATTTTATCGGACATTGCCAATGATCCGGAAATCAGTTTAACTGCAATTGTGAATAAGCGTGGCGTAACCAAGCCCGCGGTAGCCCGTCAACTGCGGGTTTTACGCAACTTAAATTACGTCACCCAGTCAAAGTTTGAAGCTGACCGGCGCCGCAATATGCTACAGTTAACCCCGCTTGGCAAACAGGTCGAAGCGGCCATTACGAAAAATGCCAATGAGCAATTCAACGAATGGGTCGCAGCACTAGGCGAACGCAAAGCAAAACAGTTCGTGAAGTTATTGAATGAAATTGGTTCCAAGGTCATTCGGCCACAGCAAGCCGCTAAAAAGAATCGCTAA
- a CDS encoding alpha/beta hydrolase — protein MRKHKKAWLIGILSVIGVMVAGLVGASLYFYQYAFVPSKKSFLSGKESRIITDSKVWLKSVHKETWTEQAAGDKLKLVADYVPAAKPTNKTIVVAHGYMTNKEYMAPQIKMFHDAGFNVLAPDDRGQGQSEGNYIGYGWPDRLDYLKWINQIIKKQGKQSQIALYGVSMGGATVMYLSGEKLPPQVKSIVEDCGYTSIIDELAYQAKSMFNIPKWPLVPAVALTATFKAGYNVFDASAIDALHKNTRPILFIHGSKDTFVPTKMVYQNYRAATKSKKALWVVKGAAHARSFPDHQKAYTKRVVGWFNANW, from the coding sequence GTGCGAAAACATAAAAAAGCTTGGCTGATCGGTATTCTGTCGGTCATTGGGGTGATGGTGGCCGGGCTGGTGGGTGCCAGCTTATATTTTTATCAGTATGCCTTTGTTCCATCCAAGAAATCTTTCTTGAGTGGGAAGGAAAGCCGGATTATTACGGATAGTAAAGTATGGCTTAAATCTGTACATAAGGAAACCTGGACTGAACAGGCAGCCGGCGATAAGCTCAAACTAGTCGCGGATTATGTACCCGCAGCCAAACCGACCAATAAAACGATCGTGGTTGCGCATGGTTATATGACCAACAAGGAATACATGGCCCCGCAAATCAAGATGTTTCACGATGCCGGATTTAACGTCTTGGCTCCTGATGATCGCGGCCAAGGCCAGTCGGAAGGAAACTATATCGGTTACGGGTGGCCGGATCGACTGGACTATCTCAAATGGATTAACCAGATTATAAAAAAACAAGGCAAACAGAGTCAGATTGCCTTGTACGGGGTCTCGATGGGCGGTGCAACCGTGATGTACCTTAGTGGCGAGAAGTTGCCGCCGCAAGTCAAAAGTATCGTTGAAGATTGTGGTTATACCAGCATCATTGACGAACTTGCTTATCAAGCCAAGTCAATGTTTAATATCCCGAAGTGGCCGTTGGTACCGGCAGTTGCGCTAACTGCGACGTTCAAAGCCGGCTACAATGTTTTTGATGCCAGTGCCATTGACGCTTTGCACAAAAACACCCGACCGATTTTATTCATTCATGGCAGTAAAGACACCTTTGTCCCGACCAAGATGGTTTATCAAAACTATCGTGCGGCCACAAAATCGAAAAAAGCTTTGTGGGTCGTTAAAGGCGCAGCACATGCCCGTAGTTTTCCGGATCATCAGAAGGCATATACAAAGCGCGTGGTTGGCTGGTTCAACGCTAATTGGTAA
- the nrdI gene encoding class Ib ribonucleoside-diphosphate reductase assembly flavoprotein NrdI, protein MTEPIRILFISISGNTRAFAKRLAEYAQTQHDQNPENPAIVLKEISEATQSDGETKPFFVMVPTYLDGGNGIDNGVKELMTNAMGDYLAEGDNAKLCLGIIGSGNRNFNEQYCLTAKRYAKEFDAPFLADYELRGTPSDAKKIYTVLTRVAHTATH, encoded by the coding sequence ATGACTGAACCTATTCGCATCTTATTTATTTCAATTTCAGGTAACACGCGCGCATTTGCTAAACGTCTAGCCGAATATGCGCAAACCCAACATGATCAGAATCCGGAAAATCCAGCGATTGTTCTAAAAGAAATTTCCGAGGCGACGCAAAGTGACGGCGAAACGAAACCGTTCTTTGTGATGGTACCCACCTATCTCGATGGTGGTAACGGCATTGATAACGGCGTCAAGGAACTGATGACCAATGCCATGGGTGACTATCTGGCAGAAGGCGACAATGCCAAGCTTTGTCTAGGCATCATCGGTTCTGGCAACCGCAATTTCAATGAACAATATTGTCTGACCGCCAAACGCTACGCCAAGGAATTCGACGCGCCTTTTTTGGCCGATTACGAGTTGCGCGGAACACCAAGCGATGCCAAAAAAATTTACACCGTCTTAACCCGTGTTGCTCATACTGCCACCCATTAA